The following are encoded together in the Serratia odorifera genome:
- the cdsA gene encoding phosphatidate cytidylyltransferase, giving the protein MLKYRLITALILIPIVIAALFLLPPVGFALVTLVVCMLAAWEWGQLAGFASRSQRIWLAILCGFLLALMMLSVPAYHQSVHLLQVGGPLWASMGWWLAALLLVLFYPGSAALWRNSRPLRLLFGVLTIVPFFWGMVALRQFGYEQNHFTGAWWLLYVMLLVWGADSGAYVFGKMLGKHKLAPKVSPGKTWEGLIGGLVTSAVISWLFGRYAPLNVIPATLLVCSIIAALASVLGDLTESMFKREAGIKDSGHLIPGHGGVLDRIDSLTAAVPVFACLMLLVF; this is encoded by the coding sequence TTGCTGAAGTATCGCCTCATAACTGCTCTGATTTTAATACCGATCGTTATCGCAGCGCTGTTTTTGCTGCCGCCGGTGGGATTTGCACTGGTAACGCTGGTTGTATGCATGTTAGCAGCCTGGGAGTGGGGCCAGTTGGCTGGTTTTGCTTCCCGTTCCCAACGAATCTGGTTAGCGATACTCTGCGGGTTCCTGCTGGCGTTGATGATGCTCAGCGTGCCTGCCTATCACCAGTCGGTACATCTGTTGCAGGTCGGTGGGCCGTTATGGGCGTCGATGGGCTGGTGGCTGGCGGCGTTGCTGCTGGTGCTGTTCTATCCGGGCTCAGCCGCCCTGTGGCGTAATTCGCGCCCGTTGCGGCTGCTGTTTGGCGTATTGACCATCGTGCCGTTTTTCTGGGGCATGGTGGCGTTGCGCCAGTTCGGCTATGAACAAAATCATTTTACCGGTGCCTGGTGGCTGCTGTATGTAATGCTACTGGTATGGGGAGCGGATTCAGGTGCCTACGTATTCGGCAAAATGCTGGGTAAGCACAAGCTGGCACCAAAGGTCTCGCCCGGAAAAACCTGGGAAGGGTTGATCGGTGGGCTGGTGACCTCGGCAGTTATTTCATGGCTGTTTGGCCGCTATGCGCCATTGAACGTGATACCGGCCACCTTGCTGGTCTGTTCAATCATTGCCGCGCTGGCATCGGTGCTGGGCGATCTGACCGAGAGCATGTTCAAACGCGAAGCGGGCATCAAGGACAGCGGTCATCTGATACCTGGCCATGGCGGGGTTCTGGATCGTATCGACAGTTTGACCGCGGCCGTGCCTGTATTTGCCTGCCTGATGCTGTTAGTGTTTTAA
- the frr gene encoding ribosome recycling factor, whose translation MINDIRKDADTRMEKSVEAFKNQISKIRTGRASPSILDGIMVEYYGAATPLRQLASITVEDSRTLKINVFDRSLSPAVEKAIMSSDLGLNPSSAGSDIRVPLPALTEERRKDLIKVVRGEAEQGRVSVRNVRRDANDKIKALLKDKEISEDEERRAQDDVQKMTDAYIKLVDAALADKEKELMEF comes from the coding sequence GTGATTAACGACATCAGAAAAGATGCTGACACACGCATGGAAAAAAGCGTTGAAGCATTCAAAAACCAAATCAGCAAAATCCGCACCGGCCGCGCTTCGCCAAGCATTCTCGACGGTATCATGGTGGAGTATTACGGCGCTGCCACGCCGCTGCGCCAATTGGCCAGCATCACCGTGGAAGATTCCCGTACGCTGAAAATCAACGTGTTTGACCGCTCGCTGAGCCCGGCGGTCGAAAAGGCCATCATGTCTTCCGACCTTGGCCTGAACCCGTCGTCTGCCGGTTCCGACATTCGTGTGCCACTGCCGGCACTGACCGAAGAACGCCGTAAGGATCTGATCAAGGTGGTACGCGGTGAAGCAGAGCAGGGCCGTGTGTCGGTGCGTAACGTTCGCCGTGACGCCAACGATAAGATCAAAGCGCTGTTGAAAGACAAGGAAATCAGCGAAGACGAAGAACGTCGCGCGCAAGACGATGTTCAGAAAATGACCGATGCTTATATCAAGCTGGTCGATGCCGCTCTGGCAGACAAAGAAAAAGAGCTGATGGAGTTCTAA
- the tsf gene encoding translation elongation factor Ts → MADITAALVKELRERTGAGMMDCKKALVESNGDIELAIENMRKSGAIKAAKKAGNVAADGVIKTKIEGNFGVILEVNCQTDFVAKDAGFQAFADKVLDAAVAGKVTDVEVLKAQFEEERVALVAKIGENINIRRVSILEGDVLGSYLHGARIGVLVAAKGANEELVKQIAMHVAASKPEFVKPEDVSADVVEKEYQVQLDIAMQSGKPKEIAEKMVEGRMKKFTGEVSLTGQPFVIEPSKTVGQVLKEHNADVINFIRFEVGEGIEKVEADFAAEVAAMSKQS, encoded by the coding sequence ATGGCTGATATTACCGCTGCTCTGGTAAAAGAACTGCGTGAGCGTACCGGCGCAGGCATGATGGATTGTAAGAAAGCGCTGGTTGAATCCAACGGCGACATCGAGCTGGCAATCGAAAACATGCGTAAGTCTGGCGCGATCAAAGCGGCGAAAAAAGCAGGCAACGTGGCTGCTGACGGCGTGATCAAAACCAAGATCGAAGGCAACTTCGGCGTGATCCTGGAAGTTAACTGCCAGACCGACTTCGTTGCCAAAGATGCCGGTTTCCAGGCATTTGCTGACAAAGTGCTGGATGCAGCCGTTGCTGGCAAAGTAACCGACGTTGAAGTCCTGAAGGCACAGTTCGAAGAAGAACGCGTTGCTCTGGTGGCAAAAATCGGTGAAAACATCAATATTCGTCGCGTTTCCATTCTGGAAGGCGACGTGCTGGGCAGCTACCTGCACGGCGCGCGTATCGGTGTTCTGGTTGCCGCTAAAGGCGCTAACGAAGAACTGGTTAAACAAATTGCCATGCACGTTGCTGCCAGCAAGCCAGAATTCGTCAAGCCTGAAGACGTGTCTGCCGACGTGGTAGAAAAAGAGTACCAGGTTCAGCTGGACATCGCGATGCAGTCTGGCAAGCCGAAAGAAATCGCTGAGAAAATGGTTGAAGGCCGCATGAAGAAATTCACCGGCGAAGTTTCTCTGACCGGTCAGCCTTTCGTTATCGAACCAAGCAAAACCGTTGGCCAGGTGCTGAAAGAGCACAACGCTGACGTGATTAACTTCATCCGCTTCGAAGTGGGCGAAGGCATCGAGAAAGTTGAAGCCGACTTTGCTGCCGAAGTTGCAGCAATGAGCAAACAGTCTTAA
- the ispU gene encoding (2E,6E)-farnesyl-diphosphate-specific ditrans,polycis-undecaprenyl-diphosphate synthase, protein MSSENQQEANPSIFGPRHVAIIMDGNGRWAKRQGKLRVFGHKAGVKSVRRAVSFAASHHLDALTLYAFSSENWNRPAQEVSALMELFVRALDSEVKSLHKHNVRLRVIGDVSRFSARLQERIRRSEQLTENNDGLTLNIAANYGGRWDIIQGVKRLAERVQEGLLRPDQINEELLSEQVCMSELTPVDLVIRTGGEHRISNFLLWQIAYAELYFTDVLWPDFDELVFEGALNAFAQRERRFGGTTPIGVNAS, encoded by the coding sequence ATGTCGTCCGAAAATCAACAAGAGGCTAATCCGTCCATCTTTGGGCCTCGTCATGTCGCCATCATTATGGACGGCAACGGACGCTGGGCTAAACGTCAGGGCAAGTTACGTGTCTTCGGTCATAAAGCAGGGGTGAAATCGGTGCGCAGAGCCGTTAGCTTTGCTGCCAGCCATCATTTGGATGCGCTCACGCTTTATGCCTTCAGCAGTGAGAACTGGAATCGTCCGGCACAGGAAGTCTCAGCGTTAATGGAGCTTTTTGTCCGAGCCCTGGACAGCGAAGTAAAAAGCCTGCACAAACATAACGTCAGGTTGCGCGTAATCGGCGATGTCAGCCGTTTCAGCGCACGTTTGCAGGAGCGGATCCGCCGCTCCGAGCAACTGACAGAAAATAACGATGGTCTTACGCTCAACATTGCTGCCAACTATGGCGGCCGTTGGGATATCATTCAGGGAGTGAAGCGCCTGGCCGAACGCGTGCAGGAAGGTTTACTGCGCCCGGACCAGATTAATGAAGAATTGCTGAGCGAGCAGGTCTGCATGAGCGAACTGACCCCGGTGGATCTGGTGATCCGTACCGGTGGCGAGCACCGCATCAGCAACTTTTTATTATGGCAAATAGCTTACGCCGAGCTTTACTTTACTGATGTACTCTGGCCTGATTTTGATGAACTTGTCTTTGAAGGTGCGCTGAATGCATTTGCACAACGTGAGCGTCGCTTCGGGGGAACAACACCTATCGGCGTCAATGCGTCCTAG
- the pyrH gene encoding UMP kinase, whose protein sequence is MATNAKPVYQRILLKLSGEALQGAEGFGIDASVLDRMAQEVKELVELGIQVGVVIGGGNLFRGAGLAQAGMNRVVGDHMGMLATVMNGLAMRDALHRAYVNARLMSAIPLNGVCDNYSWAEAISLLRNNRVVIFSAGTGNPFFTTDSAACLRGIEIEADVVLKATKVDGVYSADPVKNPDATLYEQLTYQDVLERELKVMDLAAFTLARDHGLPIRVFNMNKPGALRRVVMGENEGTLIGK, encoded by the coding sequence ATGGCAACCAATGCAAAACCCGTATATCAGCGTATCCTGCTCAAACTGAGTGGCGAAGCCCTGCAAGGCGCAGAAGGATTTGGTATCGACGCTAGCGTTTTGGATCGCATGGCTCAGGAAGTAAAAGAGCTGGTCGAACTGGGAATTCAAGTGGGCGTAGTTATTGGCGGTGGCAACCTGTTCCGCGGCGCGGGCCTGGCGCAAGCCGGCATGAACCGCGTAGTGGGCGACCACATGGGAATGCTGGCTACCGTGATGAACGGCCTGGCTATGCGTGATGCACTGCACCGTGCCTATGTGAACGCCCGCCTGATGTCCGCCATTCCGCTGAACGGCGTGTGCGACAACTACAGCTGGGCAGAGGCAATCAGCCTGCTGCGTAATAACCGTGTGGTTATCTTCTCTGCCGGTACCGGCAACCCGTTTTTCACCACTGACTCTGCTGCCTGCCTGCGTGGGATCGAAATTGAAGCCGACGTGGTGTTGAAAGCGACTAAAGTAGATGGTGTATACTCCGCAGATCCGGTTAAAAACCCGGATGCGACGCTGTACGAACAGTTAACCTATCAAGACGTGCTGGAACGCGAACTGAAAGTGATGGATCTGGCCGCCTTTACGCTGGCGCGCGATCACGGTCTGCCGATTCGCGTGTTCAACATGAACAAGCCGGGCGCGCTGCGCCGCGTCGTGATGGGCGAAAACGAAGGTACGCTGATCGGCAAATAA
- the rpsB gene encoding 30S ribosomal protein S2 gives MATVSMRDMLQAGVHFGHQTRYWNPKMKPFIFGARNKVHIINLEKTVPMFNEALAELTKISSRKGKILFVGTKRAASEAVKEAANNCDQFFVNHRWLGGMLTNWKTVRQSIKRLKDLETQSQDGTFDKLTKKEALMRTRELDKLENSLGGIKDMGGLPDALFVIDADHEHIAIKEANNLGIPVFSIVDTNSDPDGVDFIIPGNDDAIRAVNLYLTAVAAAVREGRSQDLAVQAEESFVEAE, from the coding sequence ATGGCAACTGTTTCCATGCGCGACATGCTCCAGGCTGGTGTACACTTCGGTCACCAAACCCGTTACTGGAACCCGAAAATGAAGCCTTTCATCTTCGGCGCTCGTAACAAGGTTCACATCATCAACCTGGAAAAAACCGTACCAATGTTCAACGAAGCTCTGGCTGAGTTGACCAAGATCTCTTCCCGTAAAGGCAAGATCCTGTTCGTTGGTACCAAACGCGCTGCAAGCGAAGCGGTAAAAGAAGCTGCAAACAACTGCGACCAGTTCTTCGTGAACCATCGCTGGTTGGGCGGCATGCTGACTAACTGGAAAACCGTTCGTCAGTCCATCAAACGTTTGAAAGATCTGGAAACTCAGTCTCAAGACGGCACCTTCGACAAGCTGACCAAGAAAGAAGCGCTGATGCGCACTCGTGAACTGGACAAGCTGGAAAACTCTCTGGGTGGTATCAAGGACATGGGTGGTCTGCCAGACGCTCTGTTCGTTATCGATGCCGATCACGAACACATCGCGATCAAAGAAGCCAACAACCTGGGTATCCCGGTATTCTCTATCGTTGATACCAACTCCGATCCAGACGGCGTTGACTTCATCATCCCAGGCAACGACGACGCAATCCGTGCAGTTAACCTGTACCTGACCGCCGTTGCTGCTGCCGTCCGTGAAGGTCGTTCTCAAGATCTGGCCGTTCAGGCGGAAGAAAGCTTCGTAGAAGCTGAATAA
- the skp gene encoding molecular chaperone Skp, whose translation MKKWLCAAGLGLAMAASAGVQAADKIAVVNVSSIFQQLPARETVAKQLENEFKGRAGELQNMERSLQTKMQKLQRDGSTMKASERSKLEKDVMAQREQFSQKAQAFEQDNRRRQMEERNKILSRIQDAVKSVASKEGYDVVIDANAVAYAGSSKDITADVLKQVK comes from the coding sequence GTGAAAAAGTGGTTGTGTGCCGCAGGCCTCGGTTTAGCAATGGCTGCTTCAGCGGGCGTTCAGGCAGCTGACAAGATTGCTGTCGTCAACGTTTCCAGCATTTTCCAACAGTTGCCAGCACGTGAGACCGTTGCTAAACAATTGGAAAACGAATTCAAGGGCCGCGCGGGCGAACTCCAGAACATGGAACGCAGCCTGCAAACCAAAATGCAGAAGTTGCAGCGTGATGGTTCTACCATGAAGGCAAGCGAACGCAGCAAGCTGGAAAAAGACGTGATGGCTCAACGCGAGCAGTTCTCTCAGAAAGCCCAGGCTTTTGAGCAGGACAACCGTCGTCGTCAAATGGAAGAACGTAACAAAATCCTGAGCCGTATTCAGGATGCAGTGAAATCTGTTGCCAGCAAAGAAGGCTATGACGTGGTGATCGACGCTAACGCCGTCGCTTACGCAGGCTCTTCAAAAGATATCACTGCTGACGTGCTGAAACAGGTTAAATAA
- the map gene encoding type I methionyl aminopeptidase, producing MAISIKTPDDIQKMRVAGRLAAEVLEIIEPHVKPGVTTGELDRICHQYITEKQQAISACLGYHGFPKSVCISVNEVVCHGIPSDDKSLKDGDIVNIDVTVIKDGWHGDTSKMFLVGKPTILGERLCRVTQESLYLALKMVKPGIRLRTLGKAIQQFVEAEKFSVVREYCGHGIGEVFHEEPQVLHYDADDGGVVLQAGMAFTIEPMVNAGDYRIRTMKDGWTVKTKDRSLSAQYEHTIVVTDNGCEIMTLRKDDTIPNIITHEM from the coding sequence ATGGCAATTTCTATCAAAACCCCTGATGACATCCAAAAAATGCGCGTGGCCGGCCGTCTGGCTGCCGAAGTGCTGGAAATCATCGAACCCCACGTCAAACCCGGTGTCACCACCGGCGAGCTGGATCGCATCTGCCACCAGTACATCACCGAAAAACAGCAGGCCATCTCTGCCTGCCTGGGCTATCACGGCTTCCCAAAATCGGTGTGCATTTCTGTCAACGAAGTGGTGTGCCACGGCATCCCAAGCGATGACAAGTCGCTGAAAGACGGCGATATCGTCAACATCGACGTTACCGTCATCAAAGACGGCTGGCATGGCGATACCTCTAAAATGTTCCTGGTGGGCAAACCGACCATTCTGGGTGAGCGTCTATGCCGCGTCACGCAGGAAAGCCTGTATCTGGCGTTGAAAATGGTCAAGCCGGGCATTCGCCTGCGCACGCTGGGCAAAGCCATCCAGCAATTCGTCGAAGCGGAAAAATTCTCCGTGGTGCGTGAATATTGCGGGCACGGTATCGGCGAAGTATTCCACGAAGAACCGCAGGTGTTGCATTACGACGCCGACGACGGTGGCGTGGTGCTGCAGGCCGGTATGGCGTTCACCATTGAACCGATGGTCAACGCCGGTGATTACCGTATCCGCACCATGAAAGATGGCTGGACGGTAAAAACCAAGGATCGCAGCTTGTCGGCGCAGTATGAGCATACTATTGTGGTCACTGATAACGGCTGCGAAATAATGACGTTGCGCAAGGATGACACCATCCCCAACATCATTACGCATGAGATGTAA